The proteins below are encoded in one region of Spirochaetota bacterium:
- a CDS encoding rhomboid family intramembrane serine protease codes for MQSYYTFGSSITPSVKKIIIFTSAVYILQLFGNIFAQGVIENTFGIHHIGFAHQFKLWQPFTYMFLHGNFLHIFFNMFALWMFGSDLEDLFGSKNFMRFYLYSGVGAGLCIALMNAYIFEHYEYNPITIGASGAIYALLLAYGMIWPNREVLLYFLFPIKMKYLVLIFGAIEFFGTLASASGAGGGISHIGHFGGLVTGFILLKTKFWYKKKEVFNPFNRLLRSYRLAQHRKRIEDRIKAKEIIDTLLDKITRYGFSSLTKEEKQALEWARKHYYPDNNDIIH; via the coding sequence ATGCAATCATATTATACTTTTGGCAGTTCCATTACCCCATCAGTAAAAAAAATAATAATTTTTACATCAGCTGTGTATATACTACAGCTTTTTGGTAACATTTTTGCTCAAGGAGTAATTGAAAACACCTTTGGGATTCACCACATAGGATTTGCACACCAGTTCAAATTATGGCAACCGTTCACCTACATGTTTCTACACGGGAATTTTTTGCATATATTTTTCAATATGTTTGCACTATGGATGTTTGGCAGTGATCTTGAAGACTTATTTGGCAGTAAAAATTTTATGCGTTTTTACTTATATAGTGGTGTGGGTGCTGGTTTATGCATAGCTTTGATGAACGCATATATATTTGAGCACTATGAATACAACCCTATTACAATAGGAGCATCAGGTGCCATTTATGCACTTCTTTTAGCGTATGGCATGATATGGCCCAATCGTGAAGTGCTCTTATATTTTCTTTTCCCAATAAAAATGAAATATCTGGTGTTAATTTTTGGAGCAATAGAATTTTTTGGCACATTAGCATCAGCTTCAGGAGCTGGTGGGGGAATAAGCCACATAGGCCACTTTGGCGGGCTTGTTACAGGTTTTATTCTTTTAAAGACAAAATTCTGGTACAAGAAAAAAGAGGTTTTCAACCCATTCAACCGGCTTCTAAGGAGCTATCGCTTAGCACAACATAGAAAAAGGATAGAAGACCGAATTAAAGCTAAGGAAATAATTGACACGCTTCTGGATAAAATCACTCGCTATGGTTTTAGCTCGCTGACCAAGGAAGAAAAGCAAGCATTGGAGTGGGCACGCAAACATTACTACCCGGATAATAATGATATTATCCATTAA
- the pepF gene encoding oligoendopeptidase F produces MQNNIKKIPSREEIPAEYKWDLTPLFLSDSDWEALYKAIENALPTYTQYEGKLQDSFDVFLNAIEFDLSIARDIDRLYTYAHLKSDEDTTNQNAQAMLQKAHAIAQRAAEASSFLVPEIQSLPEAVINNYLSHPEMTLYTFYIEKILRYKDHTLSKEIEEILAMAHEVVIAPVEFFRKLDNADMHFGTITTEDGTTVELSHGNFITFLMNYNRDIRMNAFHTYYQAYSNHKYSLAQSLASSVKKDVFFARVRKFKSCLHQALFPDNIPESVYHYLIETVTSNLHGLFKYLNYRKEALQLDELHFYDTYVPLVEDIPFSMEYEEACNLCAQALHLLGDEYVSVLHKGLLGGWVDRYENRGKISGAYSSGCYDSPPYILMNYDAHTINSLYTLIHESGHSMHSYYSRKNQPYVYHEYTIFVAEVASTLNEILLSHYLLQRYSDNPHMQAYILNREIDEIRGTLFRQTMFAEFELITHTMAENNNPLTFQSLTETYTNLLQKYFGTTITIDSELCIEYLRIPHFYSSFYVYKYATGIAAALSLARHIIKDPDASKRYLQFLSLGGSKFPLEQLRVAGVDMESPAPIIDALHYFDSLVDRFIEIHKKLH; encoded by the coding sequence ATGCAAAATAACATAAAAAAAATACCTTCTCGTGAAGAAATCCCTGCTGAATATAAATGGGACCTTACCCCTTTGTTTTTATCCGATAGTGACTGGGAAGCCTTATACAAGGCAATAGAAAATGCATTGCCCACATATACTCAGTATGAAGGCAAGTTACAAGACTCGTTTGACGTTTTTCTTAACGCAATTGAATTTGATTTATCCATTGCACGTGATATTGACAGGCTCTATACGTATGCGCATTTAAAAAGCGATGAGGACACCACCAATCAGAATGCGCAGGCAATGCTACAAAAAGCACACGCAATAGCCCAGCGTGCTGCAGAAGCTTCAAGCTTTTTAGTACCCGAAATACAATCACTGCCTGAAGCTGTTATCAATAACTATCTGTCACATCCTGAAATGACCCTCTATACATTTTATATTGAAAAAATACTCCGTTATAAAGACCATACACTTTCAAAAGAGATTGAAGAAATTCTGGCAATGGCGCATGAAGTTGTAATTGCACCGGTGGAATTTTTCCGTAAGCTTGACAATGCCGACATGCACTTTGGCACAATCACCACTGAAGATGGCACAACCGTTGAATTAAGCCACGGAAATTTTATCACATTTTTGATGAACTATAACCGTGATATACGCATGAATGCCTTTCATACCTACTATCAGGCATACTCCAATCATAAATACAGTCTTGCACAGTCACTAGCAAGTTCGGTGAAGAAGGATGTTTTTTTTGCACGCGTTAGAAAGTTCAAAAGTTGCTTGCATCAGGCCTTGTTTCCTGACAATATCCCTGAAAGCGTCTACCACTACCTCATAGAAACAGTCACATCAAATCTGCACGGGCTTTTTAAATATTTAAACTATAGAAAAGAGGCATTACAACTTGATGAACTGCACTTTTATGATACTTATGTACCGTTAGTTGAGGATATCCCTTTTAGCATGGAATATGAAGAAGCCTGTAATCTCTGTGCCCAGGCACTGCACCTACTTGGCGATGAATATGTTTCTGTTTTGCATAAGGGCTTGCTGGGAGGATGGGTTGACCGCTATGAAAACAGGGGCAAGATAAGCGGTGCGTATTCATCTGGCTGTTATGACTCTCCACCATATATTCTTATGAACTATGATGCACATACCATCAACAGCCTCTACACCCTCATACACGAATCAGGCCACTCCATGCATTCATATTATTCCAGGAAAAACCAGCCATATGTGTACCACGAGTACACCATCTTTGTTGCTGAAGTTGCCTCCACTCTCAATGAAATTCTCTTAAGCCACTATCTGTTGCAGCGTTATAGTGATAATCCTCACATGCAGGCATATATCCTTAATCGTGAAATAGATGAAATACGGGGCACATTATTCAGGCAAACAATGTTTGCAGAATTTGAGCTTATTACACATACCATGGCTGAGAATAATAATCCCCTTACGTTCCAGTCCCTCACAGAAACGTATACTAACCTGTTACAAAAATACTTTGGCACTACTATTACAATCGATAGCGAGCTTTGTATTGAGTACCTGCGTATACCACATTTTTACTCATCATTTTATGTATATAAATACGCAACAGGAATAGCAGCGGCACTCTCACTTGCTCGGCACATTATAAAAGACCCTGATGCATCAAAGCGTTACCTCCAATTCCTGTCGTTAGGTGGGAGCAAATTCCCCCTTGAGCAATTACGGGTTGCTGGTGTTGATATGGAGTCGCCTGCACCAATTATAGATGCCCTACATTATTTTGACAGCCTTGTAGACAGGTTTATTGAAATTCATAAAAAGCTTCATTAA
- a CDS encoding SpoIIE family protein phosphatase, with protein MISIQKFESWAIKPFFAIFNFISEHITYTFAIAFTTSLGGFVIAAYIALFLMATVRFDLSNNGSDFAILFTALTLFVYAPLYYIHFGLLYKVGIPCFTRRLSFINKYIHKNTLHQTMSDGEAIQLLEALEHLPKDNMTAALIYPSIVMVGVCIYEAIKGNVTNVIFLFLGISSAIFIYVFLTYIVAELLSGRMRRKVKWLLVKRGISFNERYILSIRGKFIFINIMVLVAMLELGLMIYYNNYEIFSTIPILFIVITGFIVFIILFFYLLSIEESLSEIESAAVDLARGGSGSLFLPYLDKELINTSKGFIAAAYEVNDIRRNLEQKVEQRTRELNQALMTLKEKNDLIDKELKIAANIQQGILPQTPILHNAIRILAYNRASSDIGGDLFDIIRMPNDCLGILIADVSGHGIPAALVSTMVKISFQEACRKYMLPRRIFADVNNQLVSIIRTQEYATAFFMVIFPTYDVMYANGSHRRAIVCKRNTGTLQYWDTGGIFLGALPNEEVGGLFEDNFGILEPGDRVFLYTDGLPESRNWNNEDFSDERVEKLLLETLDMPIDDAKHYIIAQWEKFLGGTPPRDDMTFVLLELDPIMYNALQHRENGKQLFAEKKYELAIDELKRSVIMNPDDVEALNLLARSYIYTRQFNYALVHLKEYVAKKPDDNQAQYFLAIAHYKLHNYDEAYRAAAHSLSLQPSYIPALSIMAAICAALHKTSEAIEYCNKILAADPGNVKAQKLLQKLSH; from the coding sequence ATGATATCGATACAGAAATTTGAGTCATGGGCAATAAAGCCTTTTTTTGCAATTTTTAATTTTATCAGTGAACACATTACTTACACATTTGCCATAGCATTCACTACCAGTTTAGGTGGTTTTGTGATTGCTGCATATATTGCACTTTTTTTAATGGCTACTGTTCGATTTGATCTCAGCAATAATGGTTCTGATTTTGCGATACTTTTTACGGCATTAACTCTTTTTGTATATGCGCCATTATACTATATACATTTTGGATTGTTATATAAAGTGGGAATTCCATGCTTTACCCGCCGTCTTTCTTTTATAAATAAATATATTCATAAAAATACCCTGCATCAGACTATGAGTGATGGTGAAGCTATACAGCTACTGGAAGCTCTAGAACATCTCCCAAAGGATAATATGACGGCAGCATTGATTTATCCCTCAATAGTTATGGTTGGAGTATGTATCTATGAAGCCATTAAAGGGAATGTCACTAATGTAATTTTTCTTTTTTTAGGGATATCATCAGCAATATTTATATATGTCTTTTTAACGTATATTGTTGCTGAGCTTTTATCAGGTAGGATGCGCCGTAAGGTCAAATGGCTTTTAGTAAAGCGGGGCATTTCATTTAACGAGCGCTATATATTGAGCATAAGAGGCAAGTTCATATTTATTAATATAATGGTACTTGTTGCAATGCTTGAGCTGGGGCTAATGATATACTACAATAATTATGAAATATTTTCTACAATACCCATTCTGTTTATTGTAATCACTGGATTTATAGTATTTATTATTTTATTCTTCTATTTGCTTTCTATAGAAGAGTCTTTAAGTGAAATTGAATCTGCTGCTGTTGACCTTGCACGTGGTGGAAGCGGGTCTCTATTTCTTCCCTATCTTGATAAGGAGCTTATCAATACGAGCAAAGGATTTATAGCTGCTGCCTATGAGGTAAATGATATACGCAGGAATTTGGAACAAAAAGTTGAGCAAAGAACTAGAGAATTGAATCAGGCCCTTATGACATTAAAAGAAAAGAATGACCTAATAGATAAAGAATTGAAGATAGCTGCCAATATTCAACAAGGCATTTTGCCGCAAACACCTATACTCCATAATGCCATAAGGATACTTGCGTACAACAGGGCCTCCAGTGATATTGGGGGTGACCTTTTTGATATTATCCGCATGCCCAATGATTGCCTGGGTATTTTGATTGCTGATGTATCAGGGCATGGCATTCCTGCAGCCCTGGTAAGCACCATGGTGAAGATAAGCTTTCAGGAGGCATGCCGCAAGTACATGTTGCCGCGACGCATCTTTGCTGATGTCAACAATCAACTGGTGAGTATCATTCGCACACAGGAATATGCAACTGCATTTTTCATGGTGATATTTCCAACGTATGATGTTATGTATGCAAACGGGTCGCATCGAAGAGCTATAGTTTGCAAACGGAATACAGGTACTTTGCAATACTGGGATACTGGAGGGATATTTCTGGGTGCTCTTCCCAATGAAGAAGTTGGTGGACTTTTTGAAGATAATTTTGGGATACTGGAACCTGGTGACAGAGTGTTTTTGTATACTGATGGTTTGCCCGAGTCGCGCAACTGGAATAATGAAGACTTTAGTGATGAGAGAGTAGAGAAGCTTTTACTGGAAACACTTGATATGCCCATAGATGATGCCAAACACTATATTATTGCACAATGGGAAAAGTTTTTAGGCGGCACTCCACCTCGTGATGATATGACGTTTGTGCTGCTTGAACTTGATCCAATTATGTATAATGCACTACAGCATCGTGAAAATGGAAAACAGCTTTTTGCAGAAAAGAAATATGAGCTTGCAATTGATGAACTGAAGCGGTCAGTTATAATGAATCCAGATGATGTTGAGGCACTTAATCTTTTAGCACGTTCATATATATATACACGTCAGTTCAACTATGCACTGGTACATCTCAAGGAGTATGTGGCAAAGAAACCTGATGACAACCAGGCACAATATTTTTTGGCGATAGCTCATTATAAGCTGCATAATTATGATGAGGCGTATCGTGCTGCAGCACATTCACTTTCCTTGCAGCCCTCATATATCCCTGCACTATCGATTATGGCAGCAATTTGTGCAGCGTTGCATAAAACAAGCGAAGCAATAGAATACTGTAATAAAATCCTTGCTGCTGATCCAGGTAATGTCAAGGCACAGAAACTTTTACAGAAGCTATCGCATTAA
- a CDS encoding response regulator: protein MQEAPIPKCTQTVLVVDDEESIRNILSRYLSLKGYAVITASDGNQAIELLHSHPVDLVLTDLIMPNVNGRELLQKMAELFPEIPKIVLSGYGTNEDMLVALKTGAYDFIQKPLTDFEILDKAVERAVESKLLKEERNRYIQQLTYLNDIIGFLNKGVSLEQIFDIIASRMKKAIPFNRLAIALINDAGLVETTLVSSDKPVLIAPGFKFPLEDSSLAIVAQTKKYNIINDLEEYSKQHNSEKANMLLKEGMQSTMTIPLVAAGRLIGFLLFASTSKNTFVTEHVQFAETVSGHIVFSLQRGELLHQLDIYNKKLEEIVKIRTHQLLKTQKATIFALSSLAELRDPETGYHLERIRGYCMLLAQIAKYSAGFLEINNQFLRDLYDSSILHDIGKVGISDSILLKPGKLTHDEFEIIKTHTTIGYNALKRASEEMGQDSFLNMAMDVTLYHHEAWDGSGYPHGLSGEEIPLTARIVTIADVYDALTTHRPYKTAFDHQKAIAIMQEESHRYDPKLFELFIQNADDFDEIRKKYQ, encoded by the coding sequence ATGCAGGAAGCCCCAATTCCAAAATGCACGCAAACGGTTTTGGTTGTAGATGATGAGGAATCCATCAGAAATATATTGTCACGATATTTGTCCTTGAAAGGCTATGCAGTCATTACTGCTTCTGATGGCAATCAGGCTATTGAGCTTCTCCATTCACACCCTGTTGATCTTGTTCTTACTGATTTAATAATGCCAAATGTCAACGGCAGAGAGCTTCTACAGAAAATGGCAGAGCTTTTTCCCGAAATCCCCAAAATAGTCTTAAGTGGTTATGGAACCAATGAAGACATGTTAGTTGCCCTTAAAACTGGTGCCTATGACTTTATACAGAAGCCACTTACCGATTTTGAGATATTGGACAAAGCAGTTGAAAGAGCTGTTGAAAGCAAACTTCTCAAGGAAGAGCGCAACCGTTATATACAGCAGCTAACTTATCTAAATGACATCATAGGTTTTTTAAATAAGGGTGTTTCCCTTGAGCAAATCTTTGATATCATTGCCAGTCGTATGAAAAAAGCAATTCCTTTTAATCGTTTGGCGATAGCTCTAATTAATGATGCTGGTCTTGTGGAAACTACACTGGTATCTTCTGATAAACCAGTACTAATTGCACCTGGTTTTAAATTCCCTTTAGAGGATTCATCACTTGCAATAGTAGCACAAACAAAAAAATATAATATCATAAATGATCTGGAGGAATACAGCAAACAACATAACTCCGAAAAAGCTAACATGCTACTGAAGGAAGGCATGCAATCAACAATGACAATACCTCTTGTTGCAGCTGGAAGGCTTATTGGTTTTTTGTTGTTTGCATCAACAAGCAAAAACACTTTTGTAACGGAACATGTTCAGTTTGCTGAAACCGTGAGTGGCCATATTGTTTTCAGCTTGCAGCGCGGTGAACTTCTGCATCAATTGGATATATACAATAAAAAATTAGAAGAGATAGTTAAAATCCGTACCCACCAGCTTTTAAAAACACAGAAAGCCACAATATTTGCATTGAGCAGTTTAGCAGAGCTTCGCGACCCTGAAACAGGCTATCATCTTGAACGAATCCGTGGATACTGTATGCTACTGGCACAAATTGCTAAATATTCTGCAGGATTCCTTGAAATTAACAATCAGTTTTTACGCGACCTCTACGATTCTTCTATTTTACATGATATTGGCAAAGTAGGAATATCCGACAGTATTTTACTAAAACCAGGAAAACTGACCCATGACGAATTTGAAATAATAAAGACGCACACCACCATTGGATACAATGCGTTAAAGCGTGCATCCGAAGAGATGGGTCAGGATTCTTTTCTCAATATGGCAATGGATGTTACTCTATACCATCATGAAGCGTGGGACGGTTCAGGGTATCCCCACGGATTATCAGGCGAGGAAATACCACTGACTGCACGCATTGTAACTATAGCCGATGTATATGATGCACTCACAACCCACAGACCATATAAGACCGCCTTTGATCACCAGAAAGCAATTGCAATCATGCAAGAGGAATCGCATCGCTACGATCCAAAACTTTTTGAATTATTTATACAAAATGCAGACGATTTTGATGAGATACGAAAAAAGTACCAGTAA